A stretch of the Myxococcus guangdongensis genome encodes the following:
- a CDS encoding ABC transporter permease has product MSYVLRRLGFYLLAAWASLTMNFVIPRLAPGDPATAMFARFEGRISPEALVALKTAFGFTDAPWHVQYVTYLKHLLTGDLGLSYAYYPSRVSEVIGTGLLWTVGLAGCAVVISFAVGTMLGVLAAWNRGGWMDSVLAPALAFLGAFPYFWLAMLALYLFGFGLGWFPLRHAYSHDVEPGLTFSFIADVGRHAVLPAASIVVATLGGWMLSMRNTMVAVLGTDTLRLAHAKGLPPRQVMLRYAARNALLPNVTGFGMALGFVLSGSLLTEIVFSYPGTGYLLILAVRNQDYPLMQGLFLVITLAVLAANFAVDLLCLWLDPRTRAHA; this is encoded by the coding sequence ATGTCCTACGTGCTTCGCAGGCTCGGCTTCTATCTGCTCGCGGCGTGGGCCTCGCTGACGATGAACTTCGTCATCCCGAGGCTCGCGCCTGGAGACCCGGCCACGGCGATGTTCGCGCGCTTCGAGGGGCGCATCTCTCCCGAGGCCCTGGTGGCGCTGAAGACGGCCTTCGGCTTCACGGACGCGCCGTGGCACGTGCAGTACGTCACGTACCTGAAGCACCTGCTCACGGGCGACCTGGGCCTGTCCTACGCGTACTACCCGTCGCGCGTGTCGGAGGTCATCGGCACGGGGCTGCTGTGGACGGTGGGGCTGGCCGGGTGCGCGGTGGTCATCAGCTTCGCGGTGGGGACGATGCTGGGGGTGCTGGCGGCGTGGAACCGGGGCGGGTGGATGGACTCCGTGCTGGCGCCGGCGCTCGCGTTCCTGGGGGCCTTCCCCTACTTCTGGCTGGCCATGCTGGCGCTGTACCTCTTCGGCTTCGGGCTGGGGTGGTTCCCGCTGCGGCACGCGTACTCGCACGACGTGGAGCCGGGGCTGACGTTCTCGTTCATCGCGGACGTGGGACGGCACGCGGTGCTGCCGGCGGCGTCCATCGTGGTGGCCACGCTGGGCGGGTGGATGCTGAGCATGCGCAACACCATGGTGGCCGTGCTGGGCACGGACACGCTGCGGCTGGCGCACGCGAAGGGCTTGCCGCCCCGGCAGGTGATGCTGCGGTACGCGGCGCGCAACGCGCTGTTGCCCAACGTGACGGGCTTCGGGATGGCTCTGGGGTTCGTGCTCAGCGGCTCGCTGCTGACGGAGATTGTCTTCTCGTATCCAGGGACGGGCTACCTGCTCATCCTCGCGGTGCGCAACCAGGACTACCCGCTGATGCAGGGGCTCTTCCTGGTCATCACGCTGGCGGTGCTCGCCGCGAACTTCGCGGTGGACCTGCTGTGCCTCTGGCTGGACCCGAGGACCCGCGCCCATGCGTGA
- a CDS encoding glycoside hydrolase family 16 protein — translation MTSSRLLAWCLLLGSVACDPARSKSIEPPPTTHQPSHQDWRLVWQDEFDGAQGTPPSAERWNADVGGDGWGNAQYEHNTARTENAALDGEGHLVITARKERYQGNDYTSARLNTRGKFERTYGRFEARIQLPTGKGIWPAFWMLGANFAQVDWPECGEIDIMEHRGQLPAIVRGSLHGPGYSGGENVGGEHVVSGGKLYEGFHLYAVEWDPDRIRWFVDDVAFLEVTPKDLPAGRRWVFDHPHFLILNIAVGGNYVGPIDGTTQFPQTMRVDYVRVYARAE, via the coding sequence ATGACCTCCAGCCGACTCCTCGCGTGGTGCCTGCTCCTGGGGAGCGTGGCCTGTGACCCGGCCCGCTCCAAGAGCATCGAGCCTCCTCCCACCACCCACCAGCCCTCGCATCAGGATTGGCGGCTGGTCTGGCAGGACGAGTTCGACGGCGCCCAGGGAACGCCACCCTCCGCGGAGCGGTGGAACGCGGACGTCGGAGGAGACGGCTGGGGCAACGCGCAGTACGAGCACAACACGGCGCGCACGGAGAACGCGGCGCTGGATGGCGAAGGCCACCTGGTCATCACCGCGCGCAAGGAGCGCTACCAGGGCAACGACTACACCTCCGCGCGCCTCAACACGCGCGGCAAGTTCGAGCGCACCTACGGCCGCTTCGAGGCGCGCATCCAGCTGCCCACCGGCAAGGGCATCTGGCCGGCCTTCTGGATGCTGGGCGCCAACTTCGCCCAGGTCGATTGGCCCGAGTGCGGCGAAATCGACATCATGGAGCACCGGGGCCAGCTGCCCGCCATCGTGCGCGGCTCGCTGCACGGGCCGGGCTACTCGGGTGGGGAGAACGTCGGCGGCGAGCACGTGGTCAGCGGGGGCAAGCTGTACGAGGGCTTCCACCTCTACGCGGTGGAGTGGGACCCCGACCGCATCCGCTGGTTCGTCGATGACGTCGCGTTCCTCGAGGTGACGCCCAAGGACCTGCCGGCCGGCAGGCGCTGGGTGTTCGACCATCCTCACTTCCTCATCCTGAATATCGCGGTGGGCGGCAACTACGTGGGGCCCATCGACGGGACCACCCAGTTCCCCCAGACGATGCGCGTGGACTACGTGCGCGTCTACGCGAGGGCGGAATGA
- a CDS encoding dioxygenase family protein: MKRRDVLVGMGACAAGTVVGACAEAGGAVPRARANLYTCEGCEAVAERAPDSMTSRVQLASAAEPGERMVLTGRVLSARARAPVAGVVIYAHHTNAEGLYANGGKETTWSRRHGRLRGWARTGQDGVYTFDTIKPAPYPDGSMPAHVHLFLGEPGRAPYYVDDAVFDGEYGVTAEYRAKQELRGGSGILKLSRSSAGVWLATRDIVLEQHP; this comes from the coding sequence ATGAAGCGACGCGACGTCCTGGTGGGGATGGGCGCCTGCGCTGCCGGCACGGTGGTGGGAGCCTGCGCGGAGGCGGGTGGGGCGGTGCCCCGCGCGCGGGCGAACCTCTACACCTGCGAGGGCTGTGAAGCCGTGGCCGAGCGCGCACCGGACTCGATGACGTCCCGCGTCCAACTCGCCTCCGCGGCGGAGCCGGGCGAGCGGATGGTGCTGACCGGGCGGGTCCTGAGCGCTCGGGCGCGTGCCCCCGTGGCGGGGGTCGTCATCTATGCCCACCACACCAACGCGGAGGGGCTCTACGCGAACGGCGGCAAGGAGACGACGTGGAGCCGTCGTCACGGCAGGCTGCGAGGGTGGGCCCGGACGGGGCAGGATGGCGTCTACACGTTCGACACCATCAAGCCCGCGCCCTATCCGGACGGCTCGATGCCCGCCCACGTGCACCTGTTCCTCGGTGAGCCCGGCCGCGCTCCGTACTACGTCGATGACGCCGTGTTCGACGGCGAGTACGGCGTGACGGCGGAGTACCGCGCGAAGCAGGAGCTGCGCGGCGGCAGCGGAATCCTCAAGCTGTCACGCTCGTCAGCAGGCGTGTGGTTGGCGACGCGCGACATCGTGCTGGAGCAGCACCCGTAA
- a CDS encoding ABC transporter substrate-binding protein has protein sequence MRPAASLLPLLLLTLAACSNEPRPRPPGTLFVSVEQQSAWVRNFNPLFPGAGSRWPTRAGIYECLELYTPSTGGFTPWLATGHAWSEDRRTLRFTLREGVRWSDGRAFSAEDVAYTFQLLRKHAALDAGGVWRFLTDVRAEGPHTVAFQFSRLFIPGFGDLAAQPIVPRHIWELVADPVTFTNPSPVATGPFTQVSLFRNQVYELGRNPYYWQPGKPAVRALRFLAFPTNDQANLALVEGEVDWAGNFVPAVDRTFVSKDPKHHARWFPLYGSTVFLYPNTTRPPLDDVRVRKALSMALDRERLVEIAMYGYTRPADATGLNDAYAGWRDADVAKDAWVRHDAKEAARLLDEAGLIVGEDGLRRGKDGLPLTLDIEVVGGWSDWVRAGQVVARDLRKLGLQAQLRTYEFGAWQARLQKGEFQLAISWSLDGPTPYTFYKWMLSSATVRPVGEVAAANWQRYGDARTDALLERFEGTDSRDEQQALMAQVQRRFSETAPAIPLFPNPSWGEANSKRFTGFPSEANPYARLSPHAEPDSLLVLTTLTPREP, from the coding sequence ATGAGGCCCGCGGCCTCACTGCTCCCCCTCCTCCTGCTGACGTTGGCCGCGTGCTCGAACGAGCCCAGGCCCCGTCCGCCCGGGACGCTGTTCGTCTCCGTGGAGCAGCAGAGCGCGTGGGTGCGCAACTTCAACCCGCTGTTCCCGGGCGCGGGCTCCCGGTGGCCCACGCGCGCGGGCATCTACGAGTGCCTGGAGCTCTACACGCCGTCCACCGGCGGCTTCACGCCGTGGCTCGCCACCGGGCACGCGTGGTCCGAGGACCGTCGCACGCTGCGCTTCACCTTGCGCGAGGGCGTGCGCTGGTCGGACGGCAGGGCCTTCAGCGCGGAGGACGTGGCGTACACGTTCCAGTTGTTGCGCAAGCACGCGGCGCTGGATGCGGGCGGCGTGTGGCGCTTCCTGACGGACGTGCGCGCCGAGGGCCCGCACACGGTGGCGTTCCAGTTCTCGCGCCTGTTCATCCCGGGCTTCGGAGATTTGGCCGCGCAGCCCATCGTCCCGCGCCACATCTGGGAGTTGGTGGCGGACCCGGTGACGTTCACCAACCCGAGCCCGGTGGCCACCGGCCCCTTCACGCAGGTGAGCCTGTTCCGCAATCAGGTGTACGAGCTGGGCCGCAATCCCTACTACTGGCAGCCCGGCAAGCCCGCGGTGCGCGCGCTGCGCTTCCTGGCGTTCCCCACCAACGACCAGGCGAACCTGGCGCTGGTGGAGGGCGAGGTGGACTGGGCGGGCAACTTCGTCCCCGCGGTGGACCGAACCTTCGTGTCCAAGGACCCGAAGCACCACGCGCGCTGGTTCCCGCTCTACGGCAGCACCGTCTTCCTCTACCCCAACACCACCCGGCCTCCGCTGGACGACGTGCGCGTGCGCAAGGCGCTGAGCATGGCGCTGGACCGCGAGCGGCTGGTGGAAATCGCGATGTATGGCTACACGCGGCCGGCGGACGCCACGGGCCTCAATGACGCGTACGCGGGCTGGCGGGACGCGGACGTCGCGAAGGACGCGTGGGTGCGCCACGACGCGAAGGAGGCCGCGCGGCTGTTGGACGAAGCGGGCCTCATCGTGGGTGAGGACGGGCTGCGGCGCGGCAAGGACGGGCTGCCGCTGACGCTGGACATCGAGGTGGTGGGCGGCTGGTCCGACTGGGTGCGCGCGGGACAGGTGGTCGCGCGGGACTTGCGCAAGCTGGGGCTGCAGGCGCAGCTGCGCACGTACGAGTTCGGCGCGTGGCAGGCGCGGCTGCAGAAGGGCGAGTTCCAGCTGGCCATCTCGTGGTCGCTGGATGGACCCACGCCGTACACCTTCTACAAGTGGATGCTGTCGTCGGCGACGGTGCGGCCGGTGGGCGAGGTGGCCGCGGCGAACTGGCAGCGCTATGGCGACGCGCGGACGGACGCGCTGCTGGAGCGCTTCGAGGGCACCGACTCGCGCGACGAGCAGCAGGCGCTGATGGCGCAGGTGCAGCGGCGCTTCTCGGAGACGGCGCCGGCGATTCCCCTCTTCCCGAACCCGTCCTGGGGCGAGGCCAACTCCAAGCGCTTCACGGGCTTCCCCTCGGAGGCGAACCCGTACGCGCGGCTGTCTCCGCACGCGGAGCCCGACAGCCTGCTGGTGCTGACGACCCTCACGCCGAGGGAGCCCTGA
- a CDS encoding dipeptide/oligopeptide/nickel ABC transporter permease/ATP-binding protein: MRETLRRLLRQRKAAVGGSILLGFLLLALVGPWLVMDPTELVGQPHQPPSRAHLFGTTGQGQDVLAQTVVGARETLAIGFAVGALVTLVGALVGITAGYLGRRVDDALTLTTNVFLVIPGLPLAIVLGAYLPSGPMRMVVVLTFAGWAWNARVFRAEALALRGRDFVAAAVVAGESHARIITRELLPNMASLVASSFIGNTLYAVGAQVGLEFLGLGDVGAVTWGTNLYWAGNDAALLTRSWWIFVPTGLCIALVGFSLTLLSSAIDELTNPALRAPPSAPVPAKVGEAASEVPTPGVLLSVRGVSIEYMTASGPSRVVDQVSLDIAPGEVFGLAGESGSGKSTLGYALLRLLPPAAAITQGHILFDGTDVTALSPEAMREFRWSRVSMVFQSAMSALNPVLSLGEQFHDTLAAHGGSSRAASYARAREMLAMVGLKPELVHAWPHQLSGGMRQRVGIALALALEPKLVVMDEPTTALDVVVQKELLQRVVELKGRLGFAVLFITHDLPLLLALADRVGILQAGKLVEVDTAQRLRTDAKHPYTRLLLSSFPHLGASDVAAPPPDVLEHAALKPAQAAMPGGRR, translated from the coding sequence ATGCGTGAGACCCTTCGACGACTGCTCCGCCAGCGGAAGGCGGCCGTGGGAGGCAGCATCCTCCTGGGCTTCCTGCTGCTCGCGCTCGTGGGTCCGTGGCTGGTGATGGACCCCACGGAGCTGGTGGGTCAGCCGCACCAGCCGCCCTCTCGCGCGCACCTGTTCGGCACCACGGGACAGGGACAGGACGTGCTCGCGCAGACGGTGGTGGGAGCGCGGGAGACCTTGGCCATCGGCTTCGCGGTGGGCGCGCTGGTGACGCTGGTGGGCGCGCTGGTGGGCATCACGGCGGGTTATCTGGGCCGACGGGTGGACGATGCGCTGACGCTCACCACCAACGTGTTCCTGGTCATCCCAGGTCTGCCATTGGCCATCGTGTTGGGGGCCTATCTGCCCTCAGGCCCGATGCGCATGGTGGTGGTGCTCACGTTCGCGGGCTGGGCGTGGAACGCGCGGGTGTTCCGAGCGGAGGCGCTGGCGCTGCGCGGTCGGGACTTCGTGGCGGCGGCGGTGGTGGCCGGGGAGAGCCATGCGCGCATCATCACGCGAGAGCTGCTGCCGAACATGGCGTCGCTGGTGGCGTCGTCATTCATCGGGAACACGCTGTACGCGGTGGGCGCGCAGGTGGGGCTGGAGTTCCTGGGCCTGGGCGACGTGGGCGCGGTGACGTGGGGCACCAACCTGTACTGGGCCGGCAACGACGCGGCGCTCCTGACGCGCTCGTGGTGGATCTTCGTCCCCACGGGGCTGTGCATCGCGCTGGTGGGCTTCTCGCTCACGCTGCTGAGCTCCGCCATCGACGAGCTGACGAACCCCGCGCTGCGCGCGCCCCCGTCGGCCCCAGTGCCCGCGAAGGTGGGTGAGGCGGCCTCGGAGGTGCCCACGCCCGGCGTGCTCCTGAGCGTGCGTGGGGTGTCCATCGAGTACATGACGGCCTCGGGGCCTTCGCGGGTGGTGGACCAGGTCTCGCTCGACATCGCGCCGGGCGAGGTGTTCGGGCTCGCGGGTGAATCAGGGAGTGGCAAGTCGACGCTCGGCTACGCGCTGTTGCGGCTGTTGCCTCCGGCGGCGGCGATTACGCAGGGACACATCCTGTTCGACGGCACGGACGTCACCGCGCTGTCGCCCGAGGCGATGCGTGAGTTCCGCTGGAGCCGCGTGTCCATGGTGTTCCAGAGCGCGATGAGCGCGCTCAATCCGGTGCTCTCGCTGGGGGAGCAGTTCCACGACACGCTGGCGGCGCACGGGGGAAGTTCCCGCGCGGCGTCTTATGCGCGAGCGCGCGAGATGCTCGCGATGGTGGGGCTGAAGCCGGAGCTGGTGCACGCGTGGCCGCATCAGCTGTCGGGCGGCATGCGGCAGCGGGTGGGCATCGCGCTGGCGTTGGCGCTGGAGCCGAAGCTGGTGGTGATGGACGAGCCCACGACGGCGCTCGACGTGGTGGTGCAGAAGGAGTTGCTCCAGCGGGTGGTGGAGCTGAAGGGGCGGCTGGGCTTCGCCGTCCTGTTCATCACGCACGACTTGCCGCTGCTGCTGGCGCTCGCGGACCGGGTGGGCATCCTCCAGGCCGGCAAGCTGGTGGAGGTGGACACGGCACAGCGGCTGCGCACGGACGCGAAACATCCGTACACGCGGCTCCTGCTCTCGTCCTTCCCGCACCTCGGCGCGTCCGACGTGGCCGCGCCGCCACCGGATGTCCTCGAGCACGCCGCACTGAAGCCCGCGCAGGCCGCCATGCCCGGAGGTCGCCGATGA
- a CDS encoding ROK family transcriptional regulator, with the protein MRVGTAARTVDAAGMRAQNSSLLLNMIWRERQISRAEIARRTELSPSTVSAIVADLEHSGLVRSIGAGVSRGGRRPTLIGFRDDAFSILGVEMGATHVTVVLTDLRGRVRTHRNSAQQVRNDPEGTLKSIRTLVQECLDAERVPRKSVVGLGVAAPSPVHPSAPGKLSPLILPAWRGYDVREALGGTFDLPVLVDNDANLGALAECYWGAGINGEDLTYIKLATGIGSGHIIHGDVYRGAGGTAGEIGHIAVDSAGPPCLCGLRGCLVTLIGSGALVERARELMGTKGRKAPTIREIVEGARAGDPAARQIIDGLGQYLGIAVAGLLNLLNPAIVVLGGEISSVGDLLLDPLRTSVRKRALSTSMAETRIVTSALGDKSIAVGAATLVLQAALRDRTLFPLQHVGRTA; encoded by the coding sequence ATGAGAGTGGGAACGGCGGCACGGACGGTCGACGCGGCGGGCATGCGGGCGCAGAACAGCAGCCTGCTGCTGAACATGATCTGGCGCGAGCGCCAGATTTCCCGGGCGGAGATTGCCCGGAGGACGGAGCTCAGCCCGTCCACCGTGTCGGCCATCGTCGCGGACCTGGAGCACTCCGGGCTGGTGCGCAGCATCGGCGCCGGCGTGTCCCGGGGTGGCCGCCGGCCCACGCTCATCGGCTTCCGGGATGACGCCTTCAGCATCCTCGGCGTGGAGATGGGCGCCACCCACGTCACCGTCGTGCTCACGGACCTGCGAGGCCGCGTGCGCACCCACCGCAACAGCGCGCAACAGGTGCGCAACGACCCGGAAGGCACGCTCAAGTCCATCCGGACGCTGGTGCAGGAGTGCCTGGACGCCGAGCGCGTGCCCAGGAAGTCCGTGGTGGGCCTGGGCGTGGCCGCGCCCAGCCCGGTGCACCCGTCCGCGCCGGGGAAGCTCTCGCCGCTCATCCTGCCGGCCTGGCGCGGCTACGACGTGCGCGAGGCGTTGGGCGGCACGTTCGACCTGCCGGTGCTGGTGGACAACGACGCGAACCTGGGCGCGCTGGCGGAGTGCTACTGGGGCGCGGGCATCAACGGCGAGGACTTGACGTACATCAAGCTGGCGACGGGCATCGGCTCGGGCCACATCATCCACGGCGACGTGTACCGCGGCGCCGGGGGGACGGCGGGAGAGATTGGCCACATCGCCGTGGACTCCGCGGGGCCACCGTGCCTGTGCGGGCTGCGCGGCTGCCTGGTCACCCTCATCGGGTCCGGCGCGTTGGTGGAGCGCGCGCGGGAGCTGATGGGCACCAAGGGCCGCAAGGCGCCGACCATCCGCGAAATCGTCGAGGGCGCGCGCGCGGGAGACCCGGCGGCGCGTCAAATCATCGACGGGCTGGGCCAGTACCTGGGCATCGCGGTGGCGGGCCTGCTCAACCTGCTCAACCCCGCCATCGTCGTGCTCGGCGGTGAAATCTCGTCCGTGGGGGACCTGCTGCTGGACCCCTTGCGGACCTCGGTGCGCAAGCGCGCGCTGTCCACGTCCATGGCGGAGACGCGCATCGTCACCTCCGCGCTGGGCGACAAGTCCATCGCGGTGGGCGCGGCGACGCTCGTGCTCCAGGCGGCCCTGCGGGACCGCACGTTATTCCCACTCCAACACGTCGGAAGAACCGCATGA